A stretch of DNA from Paenibacillus albus:
CTTCGCCCTGTCGTCTGACAGCAGCATCTGACTTCCGAGTCCTAGCCCGCGACCGAACAACTGCGACAGCCGCTCGTATTTGGACGCGACGGCATCCCATTCGAATGGCTCGCTGGAGACGACGAACGAGCACGCGAGTTTCAAATAATTGCTGCAGGCGGTTTGCACGGATTCGAGCATCCCAAGCAGGTAAGCATGCAGTCGGGCTGCTGGATCGGGCTCCACGACGGATCGTTCGTGAATCGGCTGTTTAACGGCGATTGCCTGATAATAACCCGACTCCTTCTTCGGCTGCAGCAGCCAGATCAGCCGTTCGTGATCGCCTCTGAAGTGCGTCAATTCGAATTCCTGTGCGAAAAATTCTTCGAAAATGTTATTGATTGAATAGGCGAACAGCACTTTATCGCTTCCTGTCGCATCTTCGCGCCATCTGTCAATCCGTCCAACGGCCATGACTACCGGCAATTCGGAATCGAGCGGTACTTCGAACTGCGCGAATCGTTCTTCTCGGACGGCGGGAGACGAGGCTTCCCCTTCCAGCAGACCGTTCAAATACTCCTTGCGCAAGGCCGGCAGCGCCAGCTTCAGCGACGAGCGAGCGTTCGCGATCAGCCCTTCGTAGGTCACTTCCTCGGCAATGACGCGAATCGCCTTCTCGACCGAGGAGATGATCGGAGCGTCCCCTTCGGTCTTCAGCACATAATCGATCGCTCCCCCGCGGATCGACGACTGGATATAGTCAAACTCGTTATAGCCGGTTAGGAAAATCGACTTGCAGCGCGGCCAGAGACGAAGTACCTCCTGCTGCAGCTCGATGCCATTCATCTCCGGCATTTCGATATCCGTCAACAGAATATCGATGCGCAGCTTCCTTGATATCGCAAGCGCTTCCATTCCATCGAAAGCTTGATAAACCTCAAGCGGATAATCAGACTGCAAGAATAGCTCGCTTAAACCTTCGACAATGATCGGCTCGTCGTCAACGATCAACATCCGATACATGCTTTCACTCTCCTCTCGCATCATTGGATTCTGGGGGTCCCTCGGCTCGGCCCAAAGACAGTGGCATCGGCAGCATCAGCGTCACTTTCATGCCGCCCATCTCGCCGCGGGTGACGGTAACGCCGTACTCGGCTCCGAACCGAATTTTCAAGCGGCGATGCACGTTCAGCATGCCGGTGTATTCTATATCCGCTCCCTGATTCACTAGATTCGCTTCGATCGTCTGAAGGTCGGCATTCGTTAGCTTCTCTCCGTTATCCTCGACCGACATAAGCAATTTCGAATCCTGCTCAATCATCGACACGACGATTCTGCCATCCTTTCGCTTGGTCTCGAGCCCATACTGGTATGCATTCTCGATGAATGGCTGTAAGATGAGCC
This window harbors:
- a CDS encoding response regulator; the protein is MYRMLIVDDEPIIVEGLSELFLQSDYPLEVYQAFDGMEALAISRKLRIDILLTDIEMPEMNGIELQQEVLRLWPRCKSIFLTGYNEFDYIQSSIRGGAIDYVLKTEGDAPIISSVEKAIRVIAEEVTYEGLIANARSSLKLALPALRKEYLNGLLEGEASSPAVREERFAQFEVPLDSELPVVMAVGRIDRWREDATGSDKVLFAYSINNIFEEFFAQEFELTHFRGDHERLIWLLQPKKESGYYQAIAVKQPIHERSVVEPDPAARLHAYLLGMLESVQTACSNYLKLACSFVVSSEPFEWDAVASKYERLSQLFGRGLGLGSQMLLSDDRAKSSGDEQARSKVKRIRLLDQYLMQKERAKFDQLFEGISQAVGESATLEEGLPLEVFYELAAIFIPHLNRFEALGTDDGQAIPDKLFSIREHRSWKEASDFFRKLADLLFVRMDGGNEQETSEVVEQIHRYVDEHIDGDLTLNRLAEHVYLTPFYLSRLYKQKTNHTISDYITRTRVDRAKQLLGESSLKIHEVGMRIGYDSASYFTRLFKKATLLTPQEYRDSLK